From Sinorhizobium sp. RAC02, a single genomic window includes:
- a CDS encoding pyridoxamine 5'-phosphate oxidase family protein → MRPPHCPVCRSAEKGAESIAGSGHLPLRFPRQRCQEVEMILRDMTRAECEAALSANSIGHLGCISGSRPYVVPIRYVYQKRVFYSFSLPGKKIDSLRFNPHVCVQVEQLATLEEWKSVLLEGVYREMPDDEQDNSEHMRAWRLLQERGNWWEPGAYKPEGVAYPDAQTRPIFYRVEIDTLSGRQATMA, encoded by the coding sequence ATGCGTCCGCCGCATTGCCCCGTTTGCCGCAGCGCGGAAAAAGGCGCAGAGTCGATCGCAGGCAGCGGGCATCTACCGCTGCGCTTTCCAAGGCAGCGATGCCAGGAGGTCGAAATGATTTTGCGGGATATGACAAGAGCGGAATGCGAGGCCGCGCTGTCGGCGAACAGCATAGGCCATCTGGGATGTATCTCGGGCAGCCGGCCCTATGTCGTGCCGATCCGCTACGTCTACCAGAAACGCGTTTTCTACAGTTTTTCCCTGCCGGGAAAGAAGATCGACAGTCTTCGCTTCAATCCACATGTCTGCGTGCAGGTCGAGCAGCTGGCGACGCTGGAAGAGTGGAAGAGCGTGCTTCTGGAGGGCGTCTACCGGGAAATGCCTGACGACGAACAGGACAATAGCGAACACATGCGTGCCTGGCGGCTCCTGCAGGAGCGCGGCAACTGGTGGGAACCGGGCGCCTACAAGCCCGAAGGAGTTGCGTATCCGGACGCGCAAACGCGGCCCATCTTCTATCGCGTGGAGATCGACACATTGTCGGGGCGGCAGGCCACGATGGCCTGA
- a CDS encoding GNAT family N-acetyltransferase, which translates to MDRILTVSVTGAELSFVVAPISVEHAESFHSCLDVVARERRYLAQTKVLPLEKVQEFVEASVINDSIQFVALDGDRVVGWADIFSAWQDAISHRGSLGMGVLPIYRGQKVGETLLHSCIEKAKVKGITCIELETREDNLPAIRLYEKFDFRLDCVKSHGMRFDGVYFATVQMSLIL; encoded by the coding sequence GTGGATCGCATCCTCACCGTTTCAGTAACAGGAGCTGAGTTGTCCTTCGTCGTTGCGCCAATCTCAGTAGAACACGCGGAAAGTTTCCATTCGTGCCTTGATGTCGTTGCACGGGAGAGGCGGTATCTCGCTCAGACTAAGGTATTACCTCTGGAGAAAGTGCAGGAGTTCGTTGAAGCAAGTGTCATCAACGATAGCATCCAGTTTGTTGCTTTGGACGGCGACCGCGTCGTTGGTTGGGCGGATATCTTCTCCGCTTGGCAGGACGCGATCTCCCATCGAGGAAGCCTCGGAATGGGTGTCCTGCCAATCTACAGAGGCCAGAAAGTAGGCGAAACTTTGTTACATTCTTGTATCGAGAAGGCAAAGGTGAAAGGCATTACTTGTATCGAACTCGAGACGCGCGAGGACAATCTGCCGGCTATTCGGCTTTACGAGAAATTCGATTTCCGTCTTGATTGCGTGAAAAGCCATGGAATGAGGTTCGACGGTGTGTACTTTGCGACTGTTCAGATGAGCCTTATACTTTGA
- a CDS encoding GNAT family N-acetyltransferase: MRTSHVKVRSAIPADQKQLNTVMRNASLAVETGEVLRRLMEERELLNVDAKLISSGQVVLAEADGVVVGFASFVIAESAYTELDGMFVDPSYWRRGIGRMIFEAAQRELIARHATGIRVVSSASAVHFYKSVGFSIVGEEKTPLGSTVPVMTKVL; encoded by the coding sequence ATGAGGACCTCCCATGTAAAGGTTCGCAGCGCCATCCCCGCCGATCAGAAACAGTTGAATACCGTGATGCGTAACGCGTCGCTAGCTGTTGAGACGGGCGAGGTGCTTCGACGACTTATGGAGGAGAGGGAGTTACTCAACGTTGATGCCAAGCTTATATCGTCCGGTCAAGTTGTGCTGGCAGAAGCCGATGGCGTGGTGGTGGGTTTTGCTTCCTTCGTCATCGCCGAGAGCGCCTATACTGAGCTCGACGGCATGTTCGTCGATCCAAGTTATTGGCGACGGGGCATCGGGAGGATGATTTTCGAGGCCGCCCAGCGTGAGCTAATCGCACGCCACGCCACCGGTATCCGGGTGGTGTCCAGTGCCAGTGCCGTGCATTTCTATAAGTCCGTCGGCTTTTCGATAGTCGGTGAGGAGAAGACACCGCTGGGGTCAACCGTGCCGGTCATGACAAAGGTCTTGTAA
- a CDS encoding MFS transporter — protein MNRSTPSNVQTSQLTRHWVTVSMLAFGVFVVGTGEFVLAGLLPLLSRSLDISVSTAGQVITVFALTCALAGPVLTTFTRGWQRRQVLLIAILVYLTGSVWTALAPHYWHVIAGQILAALGVGLFVPNATVTAAALVPEAHRGKAIAIVVSGFTAAASLGAPFGTVLGGLFGWRTTLWLAAALAIVGALGVLALVPNKTLTAQSSGIRQQTRLLREPHILTVLSVTLLAFTAVYIPYTYIGVIFEPATGESSLNLAGLMLTLGIVGTLGNLTAGIFADRIGGPKVVAIALVWLIASLLAIPHAIGNLSSAYVVVAFFAIAAFAITTPQQHMLIALKPESGAVLISLNQAILYLAIALSGLVGGLGVDWIGADRVSYIAATLAAIALVLSQLAKRIIR, from the coding sequence ATGAACAGGTCAACACCGAGCAATGTGCAAACGTCACAACTCACCCGTCACTGGGTCACCGTCTCTATGTTGGCCTTTGGCGTATTCGTAGTTGGCACAGGCGAATTCGTATTGGCGGGCCTCTTGCCACTTCTTAGTCGATCCCTTGACATATCTGTCAGCACGGCAGGACAGGTGATAACCGTATTTGCACTTACATGTGCTTTAGCGGGCCCCGTTCTGACAACCTTTACCCGTGGATGGCAACGCCGGCAGGTACTTTTGATCGCCATATTGGTCTATCTGACCGGGAGTGTCTGGACCGCGCTGGCGCCACACTACTGGCACGTTATCGCGGGCCAAATCCTGGCTGCGCTCGGTGTTGGTCTATTCGTGCCGAACGCAACAGTAACCGCGGCGGCTCTGGTTCCCGAGGCGCATCGCGGGAAAGCTATCGCTATTGTAGTCAGTGGATTCACGGCCGCCGCTTCGCTCGGAGCTCCGTTCGGTACGGTGCTTGGCGGCCTCTTCGGATGGCGGACAACATTGTGGCTGGCGGCCGCTCTTGCGATCGTTGGGGCGCTCGGCGTGCTCGCTCTGGTCCCAAACAAGACTTTGACAGCGCAGTCAAGTGGCATCCGCCAGCAGACACGCCTGCTTCGCGAGCCTCACATTCTTACGGTTCTTAGTGTCACGCTCCTTGCCTTCACCGCCGTCTATATTCCCTATACCTACATTGGCGTGATCTTCGAACCAGCGACGGGTGAAAGCAGCCTTAATCTGGCAGGATTGATGCTGACGCTCGGTATCGTCGGCACACTGGGCAATCTTACCGCAGGTATCTTCGCAGACCGTATCGGGGGCCCGAAAGTTGTGGCGATTGCACTCGTTTGGCTGATAGCCAGTTTGTTGGCTATCCCCCATGCAATCGGAAACCTGTCGTCGGCTTACGTCGTGGTTGCGTTTTTTGCGATTGCTGCATTCGCAATCACCACACCACAGCAGCATATGCTGATCGCACTGAAACCGGAGTCAGGAGCCGTTCTGATCTCGTTGAACCAAGCGATCCTCTATCTGGCTATCGCACTATCAGGATTGGTTGGCGGTCTCGGTGTCGATTGGATCGGAGCGGATCGTGTCAGCTATATCGCGGCCACCCTGGCTGCCATTGCCCTCGTGTTATCGCAGCTTGCAAAAAGGATCATCCGCTAG
- a CDS encoding TetR/AcrR family transcriptional regulator: protein MMELDRRRQRGERARAQVLEHSTAIASTEGLAGLSIGRVATEAGVGKGNIQVLFGDKEALQLATIESAVALYQQNVVDPAMQEPTPATRLKALVDGWFGFVEARTLPGGCFINAVSSEYRARPGRIRDRINEHRKEIRSRFADLIRAAQEEDELRTHLDVEQMVFELVAYQAAANVASSMGDSGEFFRARTSSVELVRLATTREN, encoded by the coding sequence ATGATGGAATTGGATCGCAGGCGCCAACGAGGAGAGCGGGCGCGCGCTCAAGTCCTTGAACATTCGACAGCAATCGCGTCGACGGAAGGGCTCGCGGGCCTCTCGATCGGTCGGGTGGCCACAGAGGCCGGCGTGGGAAAGGGTAATATCCAGGTGCTGTTCGGCGACAAGGAGGCGTTGCAACTCGCCACGATTGAGAGTGCGGTCGCTCTGTATCAGCAAAACGTGGTGGATCCCGCGATGCAGGAACCCACGCCTGCTACAAGACTTAAGGCACTCGTCGATGGATGGTTCGGCTTTGTCGAGGCGCGCACTTTGCCTGGCGGCTGCTTCATCAATGCAGTCAGCAGCGAATATCGAGCGCGCCCTGGACGTATTCGCGATCGCATCAACGAGCATCGAAAAGAAATCCGCTCCCGTTTCGCTGACTTGATCCGTGCTGCTCAGGAAGAGGATGAATTGCGGACCCATCTGGATGTCGAGCAGATGGTTTTTGAGCTTGTGGCGTATCAGGCAGCGGCGAATGTCGCCTCGTCGATGGGCGATTCCGGCGAATTTTTCCGAGCCCGAACCAGTTCAGTCGAACTCGTTCGTCTTGCTACGACAAGGGAGAACTAA
- a CDS encoding LysR family transcriptional regulator, producing the protein MARQQINRSGEMAVFVRAVELGGFSAAARECGMTPSAVSKLVQRLEERLGVRLINRSTRQLQLTPEGCAFHERAASILADIDDAERQAAAGDTPAGRVRLNASASFATHVLMPLLPDLLGSFPELAVDIIQTDAVVDLMAERVDIAIRAGPLKSSTLIARKLGSTSMTIVGAPSYLECQGKPESLDDLRTHNRLSLNYARAVDGWPVLENGLPVQLPPSERVRVSDGEGLRRLALAGVGLARMATFTVRDDIAAGRLVPIAEHLNPGDRETFHAVFQGQGGTLPSRVRVMLDFLAARARLSD; encoded by the coding sequence ATGGCGCGACAACAGATCAATCGCTCCGGCGAAATGGCCGTCTTTGTCAGGGCTGTCGAACTCGGCGGCTTCTCAGCAGCTGCTCGCGAATGCGGCATGACGCCATCGGCGGTGAGCAAGCTGGTGCAGAGGCTCGAAGAGAGGCTTGGCGTTCGGCTGATCAACCGGTCGACGCGTCAATTGCAGTTGACGCCGGAGGGATGCGCATTTCACGAGCGCGCGGCCAGCATCCTCGCCGATATCGATGATGCGGAGAGGCAGGCAGCGGCCGGCGACACCCCTGCCGGCCGCGTTCGCCTCAACGCCAGCGCTTCCTTTGCTACGCATGTACTGATGCCGCTTCTACCGGACCTTCTGGGTTCGTTTCCGGAACTCGCCGTCGACATTATCCAGACCGACGCCGTCGTCGACCTGATGGCCGAGCGCGTCGATATCGCGATCCGCGCTGGTCCGCTGAAGTCGTCGACGCTGATCGCGCGCAAGCTCGGCAGTACGTCGATGACGATCGTCGGGGCGCCGTCCTATCTCGAATGCCAAGGCAAGCCGGAAAGCTTGGACGACCTCAGAACCCACAACCGCCTGAGCCTGAACTATGCCAGGGCTGTGGATGGATGGCCGGTGCTGGAAAATGGTTTGCCGGTCCAGCTGCCGCCAAGCGAAAGGGTGCGTGTGAGCGACGGGGAGGGGTTGCGCCGGCTGGCACTTGCAGGTGTCGGATTGGCGCGGATGGCGACGTTCACGGTCCGCGACGATATCGCTGCCGGGCGACTGGTGCCGATTGCCGAGCACCTCAACCCAGGAGATCGCGAGACCTTCCATGCGGTGTTTCAGGGCCAGGGCGGTACGCTTCCGTCCCGGGTGAGGGTGATGCTTGACTTCCTGGCGGCGCGGGCGCGACTTTCTGACTGA
- a CDS encoding aldo/keto reductase, which produces MEYRRLGSSGLKVPALSFGAGTFGGKGPLFSAWGNSNDTEARRLIDICMEAGVNLFDTADVYSDGASEEVLGAAIRGRRSDVLISTKMALPMGDGPNDAGSSRSRLIKGVDDALRRLGTDYIDLMQLHAFDAFTPIEEVLSTLDTLVSGGKIRYVGVSNFAGWQLMKSLAAAEKGGYPRYVAHQVYYSLVGRDYEWELMPLGLDQGVGALVWSPLGWGRLTGKIRRGQPWPDGSRLHDTASFGPPVDDEKLYDIVDVLDELVGETGKTIPQIAINWLLQRPTVSSAIIGARNEEQLRQNLGAMGWSLTLDQTARLDKASQKTAAYPYFPYHLQQGFARLNPPAV; this is translated from the coding sequence ATGGAATACAGACGGCTTGGATCGTCCGGGTTGAAGGTTCCCGCGCTGTCTTTCGGCGCCGGAACGTTCGGTGGCAAAGGGCCGCTTTTCAGCGCGTGGGGCAACAGCAACGACACCGAGGCACGCCGGCTTATCGACATCTGCATGGAGGCGGGCGTCAATCTTTTCGACACGGCAGATGTCTATTCGGACGGCGCCTCCGAAGAAGTGCTCGGCGCGGCGATCAGGGGACGGCGCAGCGACGTTCTGATCTCCACCAAAATGGCGTTGCCCATGGGCGACGGCCCGAACGATGCCGGGTCCTCGCGTTCACGCCTGATCAAGGGAGTGGACGATGCGCTGCGCCGGTTGGGTACCGATTACATAGACCTGATGCAACTGCACGCCTTCGATGCCTTCACGCCCATCGAAGAGGTGTTGTCGACACTCGACACTTTGGTCAGCGGTGGAAAAATCCGGTATGTCGGCGTTTCCAATTTCGCCGGCTGGCAACTGATGAAATCGCTGGCAGCGGCAGAGAAAGGCGGCTATCCGCGCTATGTCGCACATCAGGTCTATTATTCGCTGGTTGGGCGGGACTACGAATGGGAGTTGATGCCGCTTGGGCTCGATCAGGGCGTCGGCGCGCTCGTCTGGAGCCCGCTCGGCTGGGGGCGCCTCACCGGCAAGATCAGACGCGGCCAACCCTGGCCGGACGGAAGCCGCCTGCATGATACGGCCTCGTTCGGTCCGCCGGTCGATGACGAAAAGCTCTACGACATCGTCGATGTGCTTGACGAACTGGTCGGTGAAACCGGCAAGACGATCCCACAAATCGCCATCAACTGGCTGCTGCAGCGCCCGACGGTCTCAAGCGCCATCATTGGCGCCCGCAACGAAGAGCAGCTACGTCAGAACCTCGGCGCCATGGGCTGGTCCTTGACCCTGGACCAGACAGCGCGGCTGGACAAGGCCAGCCAGAAGACCGCCGCCTACCCGTACTTCCCCTATCACCTCCAGCAAGGCTTTGCGCGCCTGAACCCGCCGGCGGTGTGA
- a CDS encoding aldehyde dehydrogenase family protein, with product MTMHQNLIAGEWVGSDAIRNINPSNTDDVVGEYARASVEDTKAAIAAAKAAFAAWSRSGILERHAILRKTADEILARKDELGRLLSREEGKTLAEGIGETVRAGQIFDFFAGECLRLAGEVLPSVRPNIGVEITREPIGVVGIITPWNFPIAIPAWKIAPALCYGNTVVFKPAELVPGCSWAIVDILVRAGLPKGVLNLVMGKGSVVGQTMLDSPDVQAITFTGSTGTGKRVALASVEHNRKYQLEMGGKNPFVVLDDADLTVAVEAAVNSAFFSTGQRCTASSRVIVTEGIHDRFVAAVGERLKSVVIDDALKAGTHIGPVVDESQLKQDTDYIEIGRQEGAKLAFGGELLKRDTPGFYLAPALFTEATNDMRISREEIFGPVAAVIRVKDYEEALAVANDTPFGLSSGIATTSLKHATHFKRNAEAGMVMVNLPTAGVDFHVPFGGRKGSSHGSREQGRYANEFYTTVKTAYTLA from the coding sequence ATGACGATGCACCAGAACCTGATTGCCGGCGAATGGGTCGGCTCGGACGCAATTCGCAACATCAACCCGTCGAATACCGACGACGTGGTGGGCGAATATGCCCGCGCTTCGGTCGAGGACACCAAGGCGGCCATTGCGGCGGCGAAGGCGGCTTTCGCGGCCTGGTCGCGCTCCGGCATCCTCGAACGCCATGCGATTCTGCGCAAGACCGCCGACGAGATCCTCGCCCGCAAGGACGAACTCGGCCGCCTGCTGTCGCGCGAAGAGGGCAAGACGCTGGCCGAAGGCATCGGCGAGACGGTGCGCGCCGGCCAGATCTTCGATTTCTTCGCAGGTGAGTGCCTGCGCCTTGCCGGCGAAGTGCTGCCCTCGGTGCGCCCGAACATCGGCGTCGAGATCACCCGCGAACCGATCGGCGTCGTCGGCATCATCACGCCGTGGAACTTCCCGATTGCCATCCCCGCCTGGAAGATCGCGCCGGCGCTGTGTTACGGCAATACCGTCGTCTTCAAGCCGGCCGAACTGGTGCCCGGCTGTTCCTGGGCGATCGTCGATATCCTCGTGCGCGCCGGCCTGCCGAAGGGTGTGCTGAACCTCGTCATGGGCAAGGGCTCGGTTGTCGGCCAGACCATGCTCGACAGCCCCGACGTGCAGGCCATCACATTTACCGGCTCGACCGGCACGGGCAAACGCGTCGCACTCGCCTCCGTCGAACATAATCGCAAATACCAGCTCGAAATGGGCGGCAAGAATCCCTTCGTCGTGCTCGACGATGCGGACCTCACCGTCGCCGTGGAAGCCGCCGTCAACTCGGCCTTCTTCTCCACCGGCCAGCGCTGCACGGCCTCCTCGCGCGTCATCGTGACCGAAGGCATCCACGACAGGTTCGTCGCTGCCGTCGGTGAGCGCCTGAAGAGCGTCGTCATCGATGATGCGCTGAAGGCCGGCACGCATATTGGTCCGGTGGTCGATGAAAGCCAGCTGAAGCAGGACACGGACTATATCGAGATCGGCAGACAAGAGGGTGCAAAACTCGCCTTCGGTGGTGAGTTGCTGAAGCGCGACACGCCCGGCTTCTATCTGGCACCCGCGCTCTTCACCGAGGCGACGAACGACATGCGTATCTCGCGGGAGGAGATTTTCGGCCCGGTCGCCGCGGTCATCCGCGTCAAGGATTACGAGGAGGCGCTGGCTGTCGCCAACGACACGCCTTTCGGCCTGTCCTCCGGCATTGCCACGACGAGCCTCAAGCACGCGACGCATTTCAAGCGCAATGCCGAGGCCGGCATGGTCATGGTCAACCTGCCGACGGCGGGCGTTGATTTCCATGTGCCTTTCGGCGGCCGCAAGGGCTCGTCGCATGGCTCGCGCGAGCAGGGCCGCTACGCCAACGAATTCTACACAACCGTCAAGACCGCCTACACCCTGGCGTGA
- a CDS encoding fumarylacetoacetate hydrolase family protein, with translation MTDTISSFATGCFVGRVWSPEAEGPVLVTIRDGRVYDITAKACATVRDLLELEAPADFVRNAQGRELGPLENLLSHSEPSRSQLHLLAPIDFQAIKASGVTFARSMIERVIEERAAGNPERAANIREKVSQIIGASLRDLKAGSEDAQRVKSALIEEGLWSQYLEVGIGPDAEIFTKSQIMSSVGTGAAVGLHPISKWNNPEPEIVLAVDSEGRVKGATLGNDVNLRDVEGRSALLLGKAKDNNASCSIGPFIRLFDETYTIDDVRNAELDLRVEGKDGFVLRGKSSMKEISRDPLDLVAQTRGAHHQYPDGFVLFLGTLFAPVEDRDAPGQGFTHKIGDVVTISNEKLGALVNTVKLSNECPPWTFGASHLMRNLAARKLI, from the coding sequence GTGACCGATACTATTTCAAGCTTTGCAACAGGATGTTTCGTCGGCCGGGTCTGGTCGCCGGAGGCCGAAGGGCCGGTCCTCGTGACGATCCGCGACGGCCGCGTCTACGATATCACGGCGAAGGCCTGCGCTACGGTGCGTGATCTTCTGGAGCTGGAGGCACCGGCGGATTTTGTCCGCAACGCGCAAGGCCGCGAACTCGGGCCGCTGGAAAACCTGCTGTCGCACAGCGAGCCGAGCCGCTCCCAGCTTCACCTGCTGGCGCCGATCGATTTTCAGGCGATCAAGGCCAGCGGCGTCACCTTCGCCCGTTCGATGATCGAGCGGGTTATCGAAGAACGCGCGGCGGGCAATCCCGAGCGCGCTGCAAACATCCGGGAAAAGGTGTCGCAGATCATCGGCGCCAGCCTTCGCGACCTGAAGGCAGGATCGGAAGACGCTCAGCGGGTGAAGTCCGCGCTGATCGAGGAAGGCCTGTGGTCGCAATATCTCGAAGTCGGCATCGGCCCTGACGCCGAGATCTTCACGAAATCGCAGATCATGTCTTCCGTCGGGACGGGTGCCGCCGTCGGCCTGCATCCGATTTCGAAGTGGAACAATCCCGAACCGGAAATCGTGCTTGCAGTCGATAGCGAAGGCCGCGTCAAGGGTGCGACGCTCGGCAATGACGTGAACCTGCGCGATGTGGAAGGGCGTTCGGCCCTGCTGCTCGGCAAGGCCAAGGACAACAACGCCTCCTGCTCGATCGGCCCGTTCATCCGCCTATTCGACGAAACCTATACGATCGACGACGTGCGCAATGCGGAACTGGACCTGCGCGTCGAAGGCAAGGACGGCTTCGTGCTGCGCGGCAAAAGTTCGATGAAGGAAATCAGCCGCGACCCCCTCGATCTCGTCGCCCAGACGCGCGGCGCGCATCACCAATATCCGGATGGCTTCGTGCTGTTTCTCGGCACGCTCTTTGCGCCCGTCGAGGACCGTGATGCGCCGGGCCAGGGATTTACTCACAAGATCGGCGACGTCGTGACAATTTCCAACGAGAAGCTCGGTGCTCTCGTCAACACAGTGAAGCTGTCCAACGAATGCCCGCCCTGGACTTTCGGCGCGTCCCATCTCATGCGCAACCTTGCCGCGCGCAAGCTGATCTAG
- a CDS encoding sugar ABC transporter ATP-binding protein encodes MPSNVIENTTGAPRAGHGQPLVRARAVAKAFSGNAVLHSVDLDLHPGEVVGLLGENGAGKSTLMHILSGGLTADSGTFDLAGEPVRFGNVGDGIAAGISFVHQELSVVGALSVAENLYLGRFPRTPLGFVDKALMRASSKALLERVGAGALDPEQEAGGLRAGEQQLIEIAKAAGRQPRLLILDEPTSSLTPHEVESFFSYVRNARDAGTAIIFITHRLEEALGLCDRLVVLRNGAIVSERRPAETSREQLIADMTGKPAIYDYKPRAIDEKTVALSLKNVSDGTHLEDISLEVRRGEVLGLFGLVGAGRTELLDVIHGVRSVKSGQLTLNQQHFAPRSPSEAVKSGVVLVPEGRKTAGILPQHSVRDNVAISSLRRFAVRFLSDRSGEADRMAAFTKSLGIRMASDTQPISTLSGGNQQKVIFARALMAEPQLLLLDEPTHGVDVGAKADLYTIIAQAAERGLTVLMASSEVPEILALCDRVAVLSKGRLAGILERAEMSEDRILTLAFREH; translated from the coding sequence ATGCCAAGTAACGTCATTGAAAACACGACCGGCGCGCCTCGCGCCGGTCACGGTCAGCCGCTCGTTCGTGCCCGCGCGGTCGCAAAGGCCTTTTCCGGCAATGCGGTGCTGCATTCCGTCGATCTCGATCTCCATCCGGGCGAGGTGGTCGGGTTGCTCGGGGAAAACGGCGCCGGCAAATCGACGCTGATGCATATCCTGTCCGGCGGCCTCACGGCCGATTCCGGCACCTTCGATCTTGCCGGCGAGCCGGTGCGGTTCGGCAATGTCGGCGATGGCATCGCCGCCGGCATCAGCTTCGTCCACCAGGAGCTTTCGGTGGTCGGGGCACTTTCGGTCGCGGAAAATCTGTATCTTGGACGCTTTCCGCGTACACCGCTTGGCTTCGTCGACAAAGCGCTGATGCGCGCCTCGTCCAAGGCCTTGCTCGAAAGGGTCGGCGCCGGGGCACTCGACCCTGAGCAGGAAGCGGGCGGGCTTCGCGCCGGCGAGCAGCAGTTGATCGAGATCGCCAAGGCGGCCGGGCGCCAGCCGCGCCTGCTGATCCTCGACGAGCCGACCTCATCGCTGACGCCGCACGAGGTAGAGAGCTTCTTCTCCTACGTCCGCAATGCGCGGGATGCCGGCACGGCGATCATCTTCATCACGCATCGTCTCGAGGAGGCGCTGGGCCTCTGCGACCGACTGGTGGTTCTGCGCAACGGCGCCATCGTCAGCGAGCGCAGACCGGCAGAGACAAGCCGGGAACAGCTCATTGCCGACATGACCGGAAAGCCGGCGATTTATGATTACAAGCCGCGCGCCATCGATGAGAAGACCGTCGCGCTGTCGCTGAAGAACGTCTCTGATGGCACGCATCTCGAGGACATCAGCCTTGAGGTGCGGCGGGGCGAGGTCCTCGGCCTGTTCGGCCTGGTCGGGGCCGGACGCACCGAACTTCTCGATGTGATTCATGGCGTCAGATCCGTGAAATCAGGGCAGTTGACCCTCAATCAGCAGCACTTTGCGCCTCGTTCTCCGAGCGAGGCGGTGAAAAGCGGCGTGGTGCTGGTGCCGGAGGGGCGCAAGACGGCGGGCATCCTCCCGCAACATTCCGTGCGCGACAATGTGGCCATTTCTAGCCTGCGGCGTTTCGCCGTTCGGTTCCTCTCCGATCGCAGCGGGGAGGCGGACCGCATGGCGGCCTTCACCAAAAGCCTCGGCATTCGCATGGCGAGCGACACGCAACCGATCTCCACGCTGTCGGGCGGCAACCAGCAGAAGGTCATTTTCGCTCGCGCGCTCATGGCCGAACCGCAGCTACTGCTTCTCGACGAGCCGACCCATGGCGTGGACGTGGGAGCGAAGGCTGATCTGTACACCATCATCGCGCAGGCTGCCGAACGGGGCCTGACCGTGCTCATGGCCTCGTCCGAGGTACCGGAAATCCTTGCGCTCTGCGACCGCGTGGCGGTGCTGTCGAAGGGCCGGCTTGCCGGTATTCTCGAGCGGGCGGAAATGAGCGAAGACCGAATATTGACATTGGCTTTCAGGGAGCATTGA
- a CDS encoding sugar ABC transporter substrate-binding protein encodes MIRKITKLTAAAAFGVASVFSVANAAEPPKGGTVAAAENTKGPIKIAFLSFQNNPFWTPVTDGAKAANDYLKGFNATVDFVDLGNELSAEAVVAGIEGALAKQYNGIVVVPIFDGTARIINEATEAGVPVFNIVAEGAAPSERLAFIGQDATSAGEQIGKFIQEKMNGKGKLGVITGYFGATQHTQRMNGAVDYLKANAPDIQIVGPFENKDKAEEAYSLVQDMMTSNPDLSMVYVTAGGPFGAAKAVKDLGLTGKVGVVGFDHTPDNMQYLKTGEMVGLLDQAPYQQALDASVLLYNYLAAGTEPPAKVIPVVGNLLTPADAK; translated from the coding sequence ATGATCAGAAAAATCACGAAATTGACGGCTGCGGCCGCATTCGGTGTCGCATCGGTATTTTCCGTGGCGAACGCGGCGGAACCGCCGAAGGGCGGCACGGTCGCCGCCGCCGAAAACACGAAGGGGCCGATCAAGATTGCCTTCCTGTCATTCCAGAACAATCCGTTCTGGACCCCGGTGACCGACGGCGCCAAGGCCGCCAACGACTATCTGAAGGGTTTCAACGCTACGGTCGATTTCGTCGATCTCGGCAACGAGCTTTCGGCCGAAGCGGTCGTCGCCGGTATCGAGGGCGCGCTGGCCAAGCAGTATAACGGCATCGTGGTCGTTCCGATCTTCGACGGCACGGCCCGCATCATCAACGAGGCGACGGAAGCCGGCGTGCCGGTCTTCAACATCGTCGCGGAAGGGGCCGCTCCCTCCGAGCGCCTCGCCTTCATCGGCCAGGATGCGACGTCCGCTGGCGAGCAGATCGGCAAGTTCATCCAGGAAAAGATGAACGGCAAGGGCAAGCTCGGCGTGATCACTGGCTATTTCGGCGCCACTCAGCACACCCAGCGCATGAACGGTGCTGTCGACTATCTGAAGGCCAATGCGCCAGATATCCAGATCGTCGGCCCGTTCGAGAACAAGGACAAGGCGGAAGAGGCCTATTCGCTCGTTCAGGACATGATGACGTCCAATCCCGATCTGTCGATGGTCTATGTCACGGCGGGTGGCCCGTTCGGCGCGGCGAAGGCCGTCAAGGACCTCGGCCTGACCGGGAAGGTTGGTGTCGTCGGCTTCGACCATACGCCTGACAACATGCAGTATCTCAAGACCGGCGAGATGGTCGGACTGCTCGACCAGGCGCCTTACCAGCAGGCTCTGGATGCAAGCGTGCTGCTCTATAACTACCTGGCCGCCGGCACTGAGCCGCCGGCCAAGGTCATCCCCGTCGTCGGTAACCTGCTGACCCCCGCCGATGCCAAGTAA